In Pirellula sp. SH-Sr6A, the DNA window GTAGGGGCGCCCCTGCCCGCGAGGACGCCAGGTTCGTTCCTTACTAGTGCCTTCCCATCGCGAGCCCACGATCATCGAGAGCCAGTTGCTCTCATCTTCTCCATCAGCGGTTCGATAACAGAGACGGGAACGAACCGTTCAAGCGACCTGCCATGCCCGAGCGCAGCAATCTGCTTGATCAACGAACTGGACACGTGCGCGAATTCTTCGTCCGCCATCAAGAAGACGGTTTCGATATCGGGGTCCAGCTGCCGGTTCGCCATCATCATCGTGAACTCGCCCGCGATGTCGGTCAAAGGCCTGACGCCACGGACCATCACCTTCGCCCCCACGCTGCGAACGAAATCGACTGCCAGACCATCAAAGGCCTCGATGCTCACATGCGGCAGGTGCGAAGTCACCCGACGCAGAAGCTCCAAACGTTCCTCGGTGTCGAACAATGATTGCTTGGCCGAATTCACACCGATCCCGATAATGAGCGCCTCATAGAGCTGCGCACTTCGTTCAATGATGTGGAGATGCCCGAGCGTTACCGGATCAAAGGACCCGGTATAAACGGCGATCTGAGGGCGAAGACCCATGCTGAATTCTCTTTCTCGACGCGCATTCTCGACATTGTTCTCTCGACTTCGTCGAACAGCCAGGACGAACTATTCGAACTTCGAGCTCACCGAAGCTTTGCCCATGTGCAAGAAGGCAACCAAATAAAACGCAATGAGCACCAGTCCCCAGATGATGATCCCGGCTAATGCCGCTACGGCGATGATTTGGAAGAAAGCCGCCGGATCAAAATCTGGTGCGCCCTGTCGGTTCAGTTCGCGACCGAACTCGTCCTTTCCGATCTCCATGACTTTCCACGTTATATATCCACCGATGCCAGACTCGACCATTTTAAACGGGATCATGAAGGCAGAGGTGCCTCGCACCAAGCTCGCTCCGATCTTCTTGCGCTGCAATCCAAAGATCCCTCCGATCAACATCAACACAGAAACGATCATACTCACCAACTGCAACGCAATTTGAATCGCCATCGCACCGGGGAATGCATTTTGGGCAGCTTCGGTCATCCGTCGCACCCGCGCTTCTTCATCCATGCCCTCCGCCGCGGCCCCGTCCGCTTCCCCATCCGCAGCGAATGGATCGTTTCCATCGGCGGTCGGTTCCGCTACCCCATCCCCTTCCACCATCGCACCGGCATCTGCTGCGCCGGCATCGGCGTCGCCACCGACTCCCGTCGCAGCGCTCGTCACCGCTAACGCACCGATCGTCTGCACCAATCCGAGGCATCCACCCGCGACGCCGAGTACCCCAAAGACAACAAACATGATCAACAGAAACTTCGTAAAGCCTCCGAGTGTTCGATCGGTCGCATTGGGGTCAAAACTGGACGCTACCGGCGCGTTGTAGGGATTGGACGGTGAAAACTGGCTCATGAGAATTGGTATCGGAAAAGGAATCGAGGAACAAAAAGGAATCAACGCTTCAACGCAACGGAGTCGCGTGAAGGCAACTTACGACTCCATCGATACCCTAGCTCGAGGATCTAGGACCGAATCGCATCGCAAAGCCGCTGAACGTCATCCGCGTTATTGTAGGCATGCGTCGCGACGCGCAAACGTCCGTGACGAACACTTGTAACCACTTTGTTCCGAATAAGTGCATTTCGAATCGATTGCGGATCCTTACCCTCGATTTCAAACGAAATGATTCCGCTGCAATGCGTAGCAGATCGTTGCGCGGCCTCCTTATCCCGATACACGATGGCCCCCAAGCTTCGGAGGGACTCTTCGATGAGGTCTGCGTTCTCGAGTACGGCCGTCGCAACACCACTGCAGGGAAGATGGACTCCAAGGTCTAAAAGGAGTCGCAAACTCGCATCCAAACACACAATACCGAGATGATTGGCAGAGCCTCCTTCGAAGCGCGAAGCATCGGACTTGAATTGAACTTCAGCATTTTGAAACCGATGTGCTCCTTGCACCGAGTTCCACCCCACCATGCGATTCTCCAGTTTCGCGAGGCGCTCCCGGCGAATGTAGAGAAGCCCGGCTCCTTCGGGCCCGAGCAACCATTTGTGTCCATCGGCTGCCAGATAATCGATGGGAAGTTGGGACACATCGCACGAAAACACCCCGAGCCCCTGGATCGCATCCAGGAACAATTCAGCACCGCGGCAGTGCACAAGTTCGCAAACCTTCGGTAAATCGATTCGATAACCGGACGAATAGCCCACCCAGCTAATGCTCACCAGTCGCGTCGCGGAATCGATTCGTTCTGCCAATCGATCGAGGGACACGATCCCCGATGGATCCACCGGCACCACGCGGACCTCGACCCCCGATCGAGCAAGCTCCAACCATGGAAGCAAGTTGCTCGAAAACTCGTTCTCAATGACCACCACATTCGGCCGCGCCGCCTCGGTCCGTGGGGAACTCGCGCGAGAAGAGAACCACGGGAATGCGGAGGCGATGAGGTTGATCGCAAAGGTGGTGTTGGGGACCAGAGCGATTTCCTCGACCTCGCAGTGGAGGAGCGAAGCCGCGTTTCCGCGCAGCCGGGTTGCGATCGCCGACCATTCCGGCCAGCAACAATCCCCGCTCTTCTCGGCTTGATTCAAGAAAACTCTCCCTGCGTCCGCGGCCATGGAAGGGAGTGGCGCGACGGCAGCGTGGTCGAAGTAAGCCCATTCACGCGTCACCGGCATAGTGCTTCGAAGCCTTGATCGAACCTCCGAGGAGCTAGGAAATTCTTGAGTTTCTGAGGTGGTTTTGTGCGACATCGGCAGTCCAGTCATAGGGGGTGCACCGCGGATTCCGCCGGCAGTTACGGGAATTTGAAGAAAAAAACAAGAGCTTCGCCTGGGGCGATGACAGTCGAAAATCTTCAACTATACTAGCCTCGGTCCTCAGCCCACTAGACCACCCCTCGTCGTCCTTGATTTTCATCACCTCGAGCGCCAAACCGACCGCCTCCAATGCGTATCTTCCGATCGAGAACCCGGCCTTGGCTGGGCACTTCCTTGCAATGCACCGAGGTTGTTGATGCCTAGAGCTTTATGTTTGAGCGGTCTTGTGATCGCCGGCCTCGTCTTCTTGTTGTTTCTCGTCAATCTCATCATGAGCCTTGCTGGCATGGGGTCGCTCTTTCGTTATCAGAGCCTCTTGATGGATATCGTATTTCTCGTTTGTTCTGGTACGTTGGGCTATCTGAGTTGGTCCACATTCCGTGAATTAAAGTAACAAGCCATGAAATACGATCCCGAAGCTTGGTCGTTCTCTCGACCTTGCTTGGGAGGTTTGAACACGGCGTTCATCCTCCCCGCGAAAGCAGCACCGCGTTACTTGGTCACGTTGATGCATGGCTTCGGAGCACCGGGTACCGATCTCGTCAATCTCTTTGACGATCTTCTCTACTACATGCCCGACAACACCGCCCCGTTTGGGTTCCTTTGCCCGGAAGGCCCGATCGATCTGGAGGAGCAAGGCATTCCGGACGGACGTGCTTGGTGGCCTCTCAACATGGCGCAGCTCATGTTGATGTCCGCAACCAACTCCTTCGATGCCATGCGCGAGACCGTCCCACCCGAATTGGATGGCGCACGGGAGCAACTGCAAACTTGCATCGACGAAGCGAGAAAATCCATCGCATCCGACTTCCAATTGGAGGATACCCTTCCTGTGGTATTGGGAGGGTTTTCTCAAGGAGCCATGCTCGCGACCGATACCGCGCTGCGAGGTTCGCTCAAAAACGTCGCGGGTTTGATCGCCTACTCCGGTGCACTGATTTGTGAATCACACTGGCGCAGAACTTCCAACCCGGTTCGCAATTTACCTCTCATCCAGAGCCATGGTCGCTTGGACAACATCCTTCCGTTCGCGACGGGGCAGTGGCTTTATGAGTTGCTCTCCGAACTTGGTTTCGACGGGAAACTGCTCGAGTTCGATGGTCCGCATACCATCCCGAGCGAAGCCATCTTGCAGACGGCGAAAATGCTGCACACGATCGGAGCCTAGCGGAACGCTCCGCTCAACCGTCCAACGGCGTCCCTCCTGGAATCGGTAGTGAAAATGCGATTTGCCGCTTTCCTACTTGCCCCTGCTCCGGTACTTTGAAGCATGCGCTGGGGGGTGGTAAGCCCCACGATTTCATGCGGTTGATACCTCGAAGAAGGTTCTTTATGAAGTTCAAGTTTCCGGTTGTCATCATCGACGAGGATTTCCGTTCTGGCAATGCATCCGGATTGGGTATTCGGGCGCTCGCCGATGCCATCGAACGTGAGGGTATCGAAGTCGCCGGGGTCACCACCTATGGCGACTTGTCTCAATTCGCTCAACAACAGAGCCGCGCATCAGCCTTCATCCTCTCGATCGACGACGACGAGTTTGCGAACGAGAAATCGATGGGCTCGGCGCTCGAGAACATCCGGAACTTCATCACCGAAATCCGTTTCAAGAACGCGGACATCCCGATCTTCTTGTACGGGGAAACCCGAACGTCGCGGCACATCCCGAACGACATTCTTCGAGAGCTGCATGGATTTATCCATATGTTCGAAGATACCCCCGAGTTCGTCGCGCGGCATATCCTGCGCGAGGCAAAGGCGTATCTCGATGGATTGGCCCCTCCTTTCTTTCGCGCGATGGTTCACTACGCTCAAGACGGCTCGTATTCCTGGCACTGTCCGGGACACTCCGGCGGAGTCGCCTTCCTCAAAAGCCCCGTCGGTCAGATGTTTCACCAGTTCTTTGGAGAGAACATGCTGCGCGCCGATGTGTGCAACGCGGTGGAGGAACTCGGCCAACTCTTGGACCACACAGGTCCGGTCGCGGCCTCCGAACGGAACGCAGCTCGGATCTTTGGTGCCGACCACTGCTTCTTTGTTACCAACGGAACGTCGACATCCAACAAGATCGTGTGGCACTCAACGGTCGCTTCTGGCGACATCGTCGTCGTCGACCGAAACTGCCACAAGTCCGTGCTTCATGCCATCATCATGACCGGAGCCGTCCCAGTCTTTCTGACGCCTACGCGGAACAACCTAGGGATCATCGGCCCCATTCCATTGGAAGAGTTCCATCCCGATAACATCCAAAAGAAGATCGAGGCCAACCCATTTGCGCGCGAAGCGCAAGCCCAATATCCGGAACGCCGCCCTCGCATCTTGACCATCACGCAAAGCACCTACGACGGAATCATTTACAACGTCGAAGAGCTGCGA includes these proteins:
- the coaD gene encoding pantetheine-phosphate adenylyltransferase yields the protein MGLRPQIAVYTGSFDPVTLGHLHIIERSAQLYEALIIGIGVNSAKQSLFDTEERLELLRRVTSHLPHVSIEAFDGLAVDFVRSVGAKVMVRGVRPLTDIAGEFTMMMANRQLDPDIETVFLMADEEFAHVSSSLIKQIAALGHGRSLERFVPVSVIEPLMEKMRATGSR
- a CDS encoding alpha/beta hydrolase; amino-acid sequence: MKYDPEAWSFSRPCLGGLNTAFILPAKAAPRYLVTLMHGFGAPGTDLVNLFDDLLYYMPDNTAPFGFLCPEGPIDLEEQGIPDGRAWWPLNMAQLMLMSATNSFDAMRETVPPELDGAREQLQTCIDEARKSIASDFQLEDTLPVVLGGFSQGAMLATDTALRGSLKNVAGLIAYSGALICESHWRRTSNPVRNLPLIQSHGRLDNILPFATGQWLYELLSELGFDGKLLEFDGPHTIPSEAILQTAKMLHTIGA
- a CDS encoding aminotransferase class V-fold PLP-dependent enzyme; this encodes MPVTREWAYFDHAAVAPLPSMAADAGRVFLNQAEKSGDCCWPEWSAIATRLRGNAASLLHCEVEEIALVPNTTFAINLIASAFPWFSSRASSPRTEAARPNVVVIENEFSSNLLPWLELARSGVEVRVVPVDPSGIVSLDRLAERIDSATRLVSISWVGYSSGYRIDLPKVCELVHCRGAELFLDAIQGLGVFSCDVSQLPIDYLAADGHKWLLGPEGAGLLYIRRERLAKLENRMVGWNSVQGAHRFQNAEVQFKSDASRFEGGSANHLGIVCLDASLRLLLDLGVHLPCSGVATAVLENADLIEESLRSLGAIVYRDKEAAQRSATHCSGIISFEIEGKDPQSIRNALIRNKVVTSVRHGRLRVATHAYNNADDVQRLCDAIRS